A window of Castanea sativa cultivar Marrone di Chiusa Pesio chromosome 1, ASM4071231v1 contains these coding sequences:
- the LOC142622683 gene encoding dehydration-responsive element-binding protein 2D-like: MLKSGTASPEEKKQAKRSAQASSRKGCMRGKGGPENAMCTYKGVRQRTWGKWVAEIREPNRGARLWLGTFDTSQEAAMAYDAAAGKLYGTDAKLNLPDVTLNSQHPATSIDTQINPMETHPQGVHNSGILCSANNSPIVKVDDFTSQPYQNDSFMPFPNGYVESNEKQKENIVKFGENKEIDGLWDNMNANFPVFDETIWTEAAMSMDFDSGIFPGNLADGSGWDALHSPWCM; this comes from the coding sequence ATGTTGAAGTCAGGAACGGCTAGTCCTGAAGAGAAAAAGCAGGCCAAAAGGTCTGCACAGGCAAGTTCAAGGAAAGGATGCATGAGAGGGAAAGGAGGCCCGGAGAATGCTATGTGCACCTACAAAGGTGTTCGTCAAAGAACTTGGGGCAAATGGGTGGCTGAAATTCGTGAACCAAATCGTGGTGCACGGCTTTGGTTAGGGACATTTGACACCTCTCAAGAGGCTGCCATGGCATATGATGCTGCTGCAGGTAAACTTTATGGCACTGATGCAAAACTCAATTTGCCAGATGTAACCCTTAATTCTCAGCATCCAGCCACTTCCATTGATACCCAAATTAACCCTATGGAAACTCATCCTCAAGGTGTGCATAATTCAGGTATTCTATGTTCTGCAAATAATAGCCCAATTGTTAAGGTTGATGATTTTACATCACAACCCTATCAAAATGATTCTTTCATGCCTTTTCCTAATGGATATGTTGAGTCTAAtgaaaagcaaaaggaaaacaTTGTGAAATTTGGCGAGAACAAAGAGATCGATGGACTTTGGGACAATATGAATGCAAACTTTCCTGTGTTTGATGAGACAATATGGACAGAGGCTGCTATGTCAATGGATTTCGACTCGGGAATTTTTCCAGGCAACTTGGCAGATGGAAGTGGCTGGGATGCCTTGCATTCTCCATGGTGCATGTAA
- the LOC142640986 gene encoding purple acid phosphatase 2-like isoform X2, translating to MVVGVVSWDCSVLVPLFLVFFTLSDLELCNGGITSSYVRNDDLSLDMPIDSDVFRVPPGYNAPQQVHITQGDHEGKGVIVSWVTPDEPGSSTVLYWAENSQLKSQANGFFLTYKFFNYTSGYIHHCTINNLEFDTKYYYEVGIGNTTRKFWFRTPPRVGPDVPYTFGLIGDLGQTHDSNRTLTHYELSPTKGQTVLFVGDLSYADDYPLHDNNRWDTWGRFIERNAAYQPWIWTAGNHEIDFAPELGEPKPFKPYTNRYHVPYKASESTSPFWYSIKRASAYIIVMASYSAFGKYTPQYKWLVKELPKVNRTETPWLIVFMHCPLYSSYVNHFMEGETMRVIYEEWFVQYKVDVVFAGHVHAYERSERISNIAYNIVNGLCTPISDQSAPVYITIGDGGNLEGLATEMTQPQPSYSAYREASFGHGILDIKNRTHMYFGWHRNQDGYAVEADSVWLLNRYWNPSERSSVAALR from the exons ATGGTGGTGGGAGTAGTGAGTTGGGACTGTAGTGTTCTTGTTCctctctttcttgtgttttttacTTTGAGTGATTTAGAGCTTTGTAATGGTGGAATAACTAGTAGTTATGTGAGAAATGATGACTTATCTCTAGATATGCCAATAGATAGTGATGTGTTCAGAGTTCCTCCTGGTTACAATGCGCCCCAACAG GTCCATATAACACAAGGGGATCATGAGGGTAAGGGTGTGATTGTCTCTTGGGTTACCCCAGATGAACCTGGTTCAAGTACAGTGCTTTACTGGGCTGAAAATAGCCAGCTCAAAAGCCAGGCTAATGGGTTTTTTCTTACCTACAAGTTCTTTAATTACACTTCTGGTTACATTCATCACTGCACCATTAACAATCTGGAG TTTGACACCAAGTATTACTATGAGGTCGGGATTGGGAATACAACAAGGAAGTTTTGGTTTAGAACTCCTCCTAGAGTTGGCCCTGATGTTCCTTATACTTTTGGCCTGATAG GGGATCTTGGTCAAACTCATGATTCAAACAGGACACTTACCCATTATGAATTAAGCCCAACAAAAGGGCAAACAGTATTGTTTGTTGGAGACCTCTCTTATGCAGATGATTATCCATTACATGACAACAACAGGTGGGATACATGGGGAAGGTTCATAGAGAGAAATGCTGCTTATCAACCTTGGATATGGACTGCGGGGAATCATGAGATCGATTTTGCTCCTGAATTG GGTGAACCTAAACCATTTAAACCTTATACAAATCGTTATCATGTACCATATAAAGCATCAGAGAGTACGTCTCCTTTTTGGTACTCCATCAAGAGAGCTTCAGCATATATCATTGTTATGGCTTCCTACTCAGCTTTTG GGAAATACACTCCTCAATACAAATGGCTTGTGAAGGAACTGCCCAAAGTGAACAGGACTGAGACACCATGGCTTATTGTTTTTATGCATTGTCCATTATATAGTAGTTATGTAAATCATTTCATGGAAGGGGAAACCATGAGAGTGATTTATGAAGAATGGTTTGTGCAGTATAAAGTTGACGTTGTCTTTGCTGGTCATGTTCATGCCTATGAACGATCT GAACGGATATCAAATATCGCATACAACATTGTAAATGGCTTGTGCACTCCCATTAGCGACCAATCTGCCCCAGTTTATATAACCATTGGAGATGGAGGAAATCTAGAAGGATTGGCAACCGA GATGACACAGCCCCAGCCAAGCTACTCAGCTTACCGTGAAGCTAGCTTTGGGCATGGAATTTTAGATATAAAGAACAGAACTCATATGTATTTTGGTTGGCATCGTAATCAAGATGGTTATGCAGTAGAAGCTGACTCTGTATGGTTGCTAAACAGATATTGGAATCCCTCAGAAAGATCATCTGTAGCTGCGTTACGATAA
- the LOC142640986 gene encoding purple acid phosphatase 2-like isoform X1: MVVGVVSWDCSVLVPLFLVFFTLSDLELCNGGITSSYVRNDDLSLDMPIDSDVFRVPPGYNAPQQNLGVKVHITQGDHEGKGVIVSWVTPDEPGSSTVLYWAENSQLKSQANGFFLTYKFFNYTSGYIHHCTINNLEFDTKYYYEVGIGNTTRKFWFRTPPRVGPDVPYTFGLIGDLGQTHDSNRTLTHYELSPTKGQTVLFVGDLSYADDYPLHDNNRWDTWGRFIERNAAYQPWIWTAGNHEIDFAPELGEPKPFKPYTNRYHVPYKASESTSPFWYSIKRASAYIIVMASYSAFGKYTPQYKWLVKELPKVNRTETPWLIVFMHCPLYSSYVNHFMEGETMRVIYEEWFVQYKVDVVFAGHVHAYERSERISNIAYNIVNGLCTPISDQSAPVYITIGDGGNLEGLATEMTQPQPSYSAYREASFGHGILDIKNRTHMYFGWHRNQDGYAVEADSVWLLNRYWNPSERSSVAALR; this comes from the exons ATGGTGGTGGGAGTAGTGAGTTGGGACTGTAGTGTTCTTGTTCctctctttcttgtgttttttacTTTGAGTGATTTAGAGCTTTGTAATGGTGGAATAACTAGTAGTTATGTGAGAAATGATGACTTATCTCTAGATATGCCAATAGATAGTGATGTGTTCAGAGTTCCTCCTGGTTACAATGCGCCCCAACAG AATTTGGGTGTGAAGGTCCATATAACACAAGGGGATCATGAGGGTAAGGGTGTGATTGTCTCTTGGGTTACCCCAGATGAACCTGGTTCAAGTACAGTGCTTTACTGGGCTGAAAATAGCCAGCTCAAAAGCCAGGCTAATGGGTTTTTTCTTACCTACAAGTTCTTTAATTACACTTCTGGTTACATTCATCACTGCACCATTAACAATCTGGAG TTTGACACCAAGTATTACTATGAGGTCGGGATTGGGAATACAACAAGGAAGTTTTGGTTTAGAACTCCTCCTAGAGTTGGCCCTGATGTTCCTTATACTTTTGGCCTGATAG GGGATCTTGGTCAAACTCATGATTCAAACAGGACACTTACCCATTATGAATTAAGCCCAACAAAAGGGCAAACAGTATTGTTTGTTGGAGACCTCTCTTATGCAGATGATTATCCATTACATGACAACAACAGGTGGGATACATGGGGAAGGTTCATAGAGAGAAATGCTGCTTATCAACCTTGGATATGGACTGCGGGGAATCATGAGATCGATTTTGCTCCTGAATTG GGTGAACCTAAACCATTTAAACCTTATACAAATCGTTATCATGTACCATATAAAGCATCAGAGAGTACGTCTCCTTTTTGGTACTCCATCAAGAGAGCTTCAGCATATATCATTGTTATGGCTTCCTACTCAGCTTTTG GGAAATACACTCCTCAATACAAATGGCTTGTGAAGGAACTGCCCAAAGTGAACAGGACTGAGACACCATGGCTTATTGTTTTTATGCATTGTCCATTATATAGTAGTTATGTAAATCATTTCATGGAAGGGGAAACCATGAGAGTGATTTATGAAGAATGGTTTGTGCAGTATAAAGTTGACGTTGTCTTTGCTGGTCATGTTCATGCCTATGAACGATCT GAACGGATATCAAATATCGCATACAACATTGTAAATGGCTTGTGCACTCCCATTAGCGACCAATCTGCCCCAGTTTATATAACCATTGGAGATGGAGGAAATCTAGAAGGATTGGCAACCGA GATGACACAGCCCCAGCCAAGCTACTCAGCTTACCGTGAAGCTAGCTTTGGGCATGGAATTTTAGATATAAAGAACAGAACTCATATGTATTTTGGTTGGCATCGTAATCAAGATGGTTATGCAGTAGAAGCTGACTCTGTATGGTTGCTAAACAGATATTGGAATCCCTCAGAAAGATCATCTGTAGCTGCGTTACGATAA